From Pelosinus fermentans DSM 17108, the proteins below share one genomic window:
- a CDS encoding LCP family protein, translated as MAGLEKRLAEQRRGKGRSVIAVLGILLAVLAVAGASYVWFSGGIEQSKEKGSIVTPQNKINIMVMGVDERSDDTGRSDTLFVVTIDTNTKDVAMLSIPRDTRVKIPGHGWDKINHAYAYGGHKLTQQAVEGLLGIKLDHYITINIAGFKKIIDAVGGVTIDVEKRMYYSDPYDDNGEDHGPFVIDLRPGVQRMDGDMAIQYVRYRDEDGDIGRVERQQKFLQALMKEVASPSVITKIPAIVREVNSVVNSDMSTTEMLNLAKTLNDASKNGLRTDMVPGKPAFIDEISYWLPDVMALRKHVAQTLGVAMEEKYVAATQRDVSEYETSIPKEMKVVETPKVTKNVVPEKKTTSDKSKKDDKTDKSDKTDTSSDKGKSVSKKANSDKVSVEVVNASGMADAGDRIAEILRNRGFEVAGVTNTANAYKNTVVISNTTDSRVVNRLSSLPFKYSLQVTKDEGKTIDAVVVVGKDYTGK; from the coding sequence ATGGCAGGACTGGAGAAAAGATTGGCTGAACAGAGGCGTGGTAAGGGAAGATCCGTTATTGCTGTCCTAGGTATTTTATTAGCAGTATTAGCAGTAGCTGGCGCGTCCTATGTTTGGTTTAGCGGAGGCATTGAACAAAGTAAAGAAAAGGGGAGCATTGTAACTCCTCAAAATAAAATTAACATAATGGTTATGGGTGTTGATGAACGTAGTGATGATACCGGGCGTTCGGATACGTTATTTGTTGTTACCATTGACACAAATACGAAAGATGTTGCAATGCTCTCTATTCCTCGAGATACGAGGGTGAAAATTCCAGGACATGGTTGGGATAAGATTAACCATGCTTATGCCTATGGCGGTCATAAATTAACGCAGCAGGCTGTCGAAGGTTTGTTAGGAATAAAATTAGATCATTATATTACAATTAATATTGCAGGGTTTAAAAAGATTATTGATGCTGTCGGCGGTGTAACCATTGATGTGGAAAAAAGGATGTACTATTCGGACCCTTATGATGATAATGGGGAAGATCATGGTCCTTTCGTAATTGATTTACGGCCAGGTGTCCAACGTATGGATGGTGATATGGCGATTCAATATGTACGTTATCGTGATGAAGATGGCGATATTGGCCGAGTTGAGCGTCAGCAAAAGTTTTTGCAAGCATTGATGAAGGAAGTCGCCAGTCCATCTGTTATTACTAAGATACCTGCTATTGTCCGAGAAGTAAATAGTGTGGTAAATAGTGATATGTCTACCACGGAAATGCTTAATCTTGCTAAAACCTTGAATGATGCATCGAAAAATGGGCTAAGAACAGACATGGTACCAGGGAAACCAGCATTTATTGATGAGATAAGTTATTGGCTGCCTGATGTAATGGCTCTTCGCAAGCACGTAGCTCAAACTCTTGGTGTAGCCATGGAAGAGAAATATGTTGCTGCGACACAGCGAGATGTAAGTGAATATGAGACTTCCATTCCAAAAGAAATGAAAGTAGTTGAAACACCGAAGGTAACTAAAAATGTAGTTCCAGAGAAAAAAACGACTTCGGATAAATCAAAAAAAGATGATAAAACTGATAAAAGTGACAAAACTGATACTTCATCAGATAAAGGCAAGTCCGTTAGTAAGAAAGCCAATTCTGATAAAGTAAGCGTGGAAGTGGTCAATGCCAGCGGCATGGCGGATGCAGGTGATAGAATTGCCGAGATCCTTCGTAACCGCGGATTTGAAGTAGCAGGTGTAACGAATACAGCAAATGCGTATAAGAATACAGTGGTTATTTCTAACACTACAGATAGTAGAGTTGTTAATAGATTAAGTTCGCTGCCATTTAAATATTCATTGCAGGTTACAAAAGATGAAGGTAAGACGATTGATGCAGTGGTTGTAGTTGGTAAAGATTATACAGGTAAGTAA
- the mrdA gene encoding penicillin-binding protein 2 — MWITEKSRRMNIMVWVIVAVVGLLILRLAWMQLIRGPQYKKVAEENRIHQITEQAPRGNMYDRNGALLVTNRPSFAVAIIPAEYSYDSAKTTALANMIGILPETIEKMLKDGEESPYIPIIVKRDIDPVLQAKILERKDTLAGVVISAVPVRHYIYKDLAAHVLGFLGSINEEQYAKRKAQGYRPTDFIGKDGLELEWEDVLRGIDGGLQVEVNAFGEEVQRIGEKKAVSGKGLILTLDGNLQKAAQEALMQQIEISRNMGQPAKGGSAIVLDVHTGGVLAMVSSPAFDPNLFASGISSKNWGDLINHPDHPLTNKGIQSTYPPGSVFKIITTAAALDMGYVTKEEVFEDKGFYILGGWKFYGWKTEGLGKLTIVDAIAWSSDPVFYELGRRMGIDNLASYALTFGLGKKSGILLQGEEEGLVPTEGWKQKNYEQPWYPGETIIAAIGQGYYLTTPLQQALLLMAVANDGVIYRPMLVEKIVDDNGAMVRSYQPEVVHRIYLKTETWDIIKSGLVAVTTKGTGVGVFQGVTPTVAGKSGSAETGTGTVHSWFACYAPAQNPEIAIAVLVEEGGEGSTAAAPVVRKIVEAYFGAKEKSDSGGA, encoded by the coding sequence ATGTGGATTACAGAAAAGTCTCGCAGAATGAATATTATGGTATGGGTCATTGTGGCAGTGGTTGGTCTTTTAATATTGCGTTTGGCCTGGATGCAGTTAATACGTGGTCCACAATATAAGAAAGTAGCAGAAGAAAATCGCATACACCAAATTACAGAGCAAGCCCCGCGCGGGAATATGTATGATCGTAATGGGGCTTTACTTGTTACCAATCGTCCTAGTTTTGCTGTTGCTATTATTCCAGCAGAATATAGTTATGATTCTGCAAAGACAACGGCATTAGCCAATATGATTGGTATTTTACCTGAGACTATTGAAAAAATGCTAAAGGATGGGGAAGAATCACCTTATATTCCGATCATCGTGAAGCGAGATATTGATCCTGTATTGCAAGCCAAGATTTTAGAAAGAAAGGATACTTTAGCTGGGGTTGTCATTAGCGCCGTGCCTGTAAGGCATTACATATATAAGGATTTAGCAGCTCATGTGCTGGGATTTCTGGGCAGCATAAACGAGGAACAATATGCTAAGCGCAAGGCACAAGGATATAGACCTACAGATTTTATAGGAAAGGATGGTTTGGAGTTGGAATGGGAGGATGTATTACGGGGGATCGATGGTGGGTTACAAGTAGAAGTGAATGCCTTTGGAGAAGAAGTGCAAAGGATTGGTGAGAAGAAGGCTGTATCAGGGAAGGGATTAATTTTGACCCTGGATGGAAATTTACAGAAAGCTGCACAAGAAGCTCTGATGCAGCAGATTGAAATAAGCCGTAATATGGGGCAGCCTGCTAAAGGAGGGAGCGCCATCGTTTTAGATGTTCATACAGGAGGTGTTTTGGCAATGGTTAGCTCTCCAGCCTTTGATCCTAATTTATTTGCCAGTGGCATTAGCAGTAAAAACTGGGGGGATTTGATCAATCATCCTGATCATCCTCTTACGAATAAAGGAATACAAAGTACCTATCCACCAGGTTCTGTTTTTAAAATTATTACAACAGCTGCAGCCTTGGATATGGGATATGTTACGAAAGAGGAAGTGTTTGAGGATAAAGGATTCTATATCCTAGGGGGATGGAAATTTTACGGCTGGAAGACGGAAGGGTTAGGAAAGCTTACGATTGTTGATGCTATAGCATGGTCAAGTGATCCTGTTTTTTATGAACTAGGCCGCCGTATGGGGATTGATAATTTAGCCAGTTATGCATTAACCTTTGGTTTAGGAAAGAAAAGTGGTATTTTGCTGCAAGGGGAAGAAGAAGGATTAGTGCCCACAGAAGGATGGAAGCAAAAGAATTATGAGCAGCCATGGTATCCTGGAGAGACGATCATTGCTGCGATTGGGCAGGGTTATTATCTAACAACGCCCCTGCAGCAGGCACTATTACTAATGGCAGTTGCCAATGATGGAGTAATCTATCGACCGATGTTAGTGGAAAAAATCGTAGATGACAATGGAGCGATGGTTAGAAGCTACCAGCCGGAAGTGGTTCATAGGATTTATTTAAAGACAGAAACATGGGACATCATTAAGAGTGGCTTAGTTGCTGTCACGACCAAGGGGACAGGAGTAGGAGTCTTTCAGGGAGTTACTCCAACGGTGGCTGGAAAAAGCGGCTCAGCGGAAACAGGTACTGGTACCGTTCATTCTTGGTTTGCATGCTATGCACCGGCCCAAAATCCTGAAATTGCAATAGCTGTACTAGTAGAGGAAGGCGGTGAGGGTTCTACTGCTGCAGCGCCTGTTGTGCGAAAGATAGTAGAGGCATATTTCGGCGCGAAAGAAAAATCGGATTCAGGTGGCGCTTAA
- a CDS encoding FAD:protein FMN transferase, translating into MNKRLSLIMVIIVITALFISGCFGKTNSSNVYKETQFLMDTIVEITAYGPGAEEAVKAAFAEFQHLHALTNNFDDNSQVSRINQMAGKGKVVVDPELVKIIKFSQDVSDKLGGSFDITVGPLTKLWGIGHKGEYVPSQAEIDEVLPLVNYHLVEVDTAANTIYLPKAGMMLDLGAIAKGYATDQAVELLKAKGITSALVNAGGDVRVIGNKPDGKPWRIGIQHPRDPDGISAKLALTEWDTMETSGDYQRFMMKDGIRYSHILDPRTGWQPREVSSVTMVNSSSTYGDVLSKPIFVLGVEKGLELLKQFPGNEAVIVTLDGKIIITPGLEGKIEISSDADKK; encoded by the coding sequence GTGAATAAAAGGTTATCATTAATTATGGTTATTATTGTTATTACAGCGTTATTTATTTCAGGATGCTTTGGCAAGACAAACTCGTCTAATGTCTATAAGGAAACACAATTTCTTATGGACACAATTGTTGAAATTACTGCTTATGGTCCAGGAGCAGAAGAGGCAGTGAAGGCCGCTTTCGCTGAGTTCCAGCATTTGCATGCTTTAACGAATAATTTTGATGATAATAGTCAAGTTTCGAGAATTAATCAAATGGCAGGTAAGGGAAAAGTTGTTGTTGATCCTGAATTGGTAAAAATTATTAAGTTCTCTCAGGATGTATCGGATAAGCTTGGCGGTTCTTTTGATATCACCGTTGGTCCCCTTACGAAATTATGGGGAATTGGTCATAAGGGCGAGTATGTACCAAGTCAGGCTGAAATTGATGAGGTTTTGCCATTGGTCAATTATCATTTGGTTGAGGTAGATACGGCTGCTAATACGATATATTTGCCAAAGGCGGGCATGATGCTTGATTTAGGTGCCATTGCCAAGGGATATGCTACCGATCAGGCTGTTGAACTACTAAAAGCAAAAGGAATAACATCTGCTCTAGTAAATGCTGGCGGGGATGTACGGGTTATTGGTAATAAGCCTGATGGTAAACCATGGAGGATTGGTATACAGCATCCTCGAGATCCAGATGGCATTAGTGCTAAGCTGGCTTTGACGGAATGGGATACGATGGAGACATCAGGAGATTATCAGCGGTTTATGATGAAGGATGGTATACGATATTCACATATTCTAGATCCGCGAACAGGATGGCAGCCAAGGGAAGTATCAAGTGTGACGATGGTTAATTCTAGTTCCACCTATGGAGATGTTTTGAGTAAACCTATTTTTGTTCTAGGAGTAGAAAAAGGGTTAGAACTGTTAAAACAATTTCCCGGCAATGAAGCTGTGATTGTTACTTTGGATGGTAAGATTATTATTACTCCCGGTCTTGAGGGAAAGATAGAGATATCTTCCGATGCAGATAAAAAATAA
- a CDS encoding precorrin-2 dehydrogenase/sirohydrochlorin ferrochelatase family protein has translation MKDVKNVPCYPINLQISGRPCMVVGGGSVAQRKVGALLAAGGMVTVVSPALTKQLASLVEDKSIIHIARSYRQGDVNGFFMVICATDNKSVNKWAAEEGMGAGALVNVTDAPELGNFSVPSQISHGDLLLTISTGGKSPALAKKLREELAERYGPEYGIYLELVAKAREQIKEQLSTAKERESFWRRTLDQEVIILLKEGKIKEAEAKIKNAIGCTRTQS, from the coding sequence ATGAAGGATGTGAAAAATGTGCCCTGTTATCCGATAAACTTACAAATTAGTGGTCGCCCCTGTATGGTTGTTGGCGGCGGGAGTGTGGCCCAGCGTAAGGTTGGAGCGCTTTTGGCTGCTGGCGGAATGGTTACGGTAGTCAGCCCTGCCCTTACGAAGCAGCTGGCTTCCTTAGTAGAGGACAAGAGTATTATTCATATTGCTCGGTCTTACCGGCAGGGGGATGTTAATGGTTTTTTTATGGTAATTTGTGCTACCGATAATAAGTCAGTAAATAAATGGGCTGCTGAGGAAGGTATGGGTGCAGGTGCTCTTGTAAACGTGACGGATGCACCTGAGCTTGGCAATTTTAGTGTGCCATCCCAAATTTCTCATGGAGATTTGCTGCTTACGATTTCTACAGGTGGTAAAAGCCCAGCGTTGGCAAAAAAATTACGTGAGGAATTAGCAGAGCGTTATGGACCGGAATATGGAATCTATCTTGAGTTGGTGGCTAAAGCACGAGAGCAGATAAAAGAGCAGCTTTCGACAGCAAAAGAAAGAGAATCCTTTTGGCGAAGGACCTTGGATCAGGAAGTAATTATCTTGCTTAAGGAAGGTAAGATAAAAGAGGCGGAGGCTAAGATTAAAAATGCAATTGGTTGTACTAGGACTCAATCATAA
- a CDS encoding dicarboxylate/amino acid:cation symporter has translation MEKNKKGIGLTTQIFIALILGVVFGYIFPAYGQALKPVGDTFIRMIKMIVVPLIFSSLIMGIAGTGDFKKLGRLGAKAIIWFEVATTLALFVGLAVANIFQPGAGVAIATGADVSSAAAAATKTIDMTQMLVNIVPTNVIDAMGRGDMLQIILFSTFFGVAAASMGEKGKPAVTLAISVAEIMFKFTWYVMKLAPIGVFALIAFTVGKFGLGMLIPLAKLIGSLYFALVLFITLLLACASVIIRMNFFQLLRAIKEPILIAFSTASSEAALPIAMEKLEKFGVPKHIVTFVLPTGYTFNLDGSTLYSALAVIFIAQVYQIDFPLSTQLLMLVTLMMSTKGIAAVPGASLIVIAGTAAAFGLPVEGIGIILGVDRILDMARTACNLIGNCVAAVVVARWENELPDEVLQVAYTKNYDD, from the coding sequence GTGGAGAAAAATAAAAAAGGAATAGGACTTACAACTCAAATTTTTATTGCTCTTATACTTGGTGTTGTTTTCGGCTACATTTTCCCTGCCTATGGACAAGCATTAAAGCCCGTTGGTGACACTTTTATTCGCATGATTAAAATGATTGTAGTACCTTTGATTTTCAGTTCATTAATTATGGGTATTGCAGGTACTGGTGACTTTAAAAAGCTAGGTCGTTTAGGTGCAAAGGCAATTATTTGGTTTGAAGTCGCTACAACGCTAGCTCTCTTTGTCGGGCTGGCTGTAGCGAATATTTTCCAGCCAGGTGCAGGTGTCGCGATTGCAACAGGGGCGGATGTCAGTTCTGCTGCAGCAGCCGCAACGAAGACCATTGATATGACGCAAATGCTGGTTAATATTGTGCCTACCAATGTGATAGATGCTATGGGGCGCGGTGATATGCTGCAAATCATCTTATTCTCTACTTTCTTCGGCGTAGCAGCAGCTTCCATGGGAGAAAAAGGTAAACCCGCGGTTACATTAGCTATCAGCGTTGCTGAAATTATGTTCAAGTTTACTTGGTATGTAATGAAATTAGCTCCCATCGGTGTTTTTGCTTTGATTGCTTTCACTGTAGGAAAATTTGGTCTTGGAATGCTGATTCCGTTGGCTAAGTTAATTGGGTCGTTGTATTTTGCTTTAGTGTTATTTATTACGCTATTGTTAGCTTGTGCTTCTGTAATTATTCGGATGAATTTCTTTCAATTATTACGAGCTATTAAAGAACCGATTCTCATTGCGTTTTCCACTGCATCCAGCGAGGCAGCGCTGCCAATTGCAATGGAAAAATTAGAAAAATTTGGTGTGCCAAAGCACATTGTTACCTTTGTATTGCCAACAGGCTATACCTTTAATCTGGATGGTTCCACATTATATAGTGCATTAGCAGTTATCTTTATTGCGCAAGTGTATCAGATTGATTTTCCTCTTTCTACACAACTGTTGATGTTAGTTACATTAATGATGTCAACCAAAGGAATTGCAGCAGTTCCAGGTGCATCCCTCATCGTTATTGCCGGTACTGCAGCGGCTTTTGGTCTACCGGTAGAAGGCATTGGTATCATTCTGGGCGTTGATCGTATCTTGGATATGGCTCGTACAGCCTGTAATTTGATTGGTAACTGTGTAGCTGCTGTAGTAGTAGCACGCTGGGAAAATGAATTGCCAGATGAAGTGTTGCAAGTCGCTTATACTAAAAATTATGATGATTAA
- a CDS encoding glycosyl hydrolase family 18 protein: MTILRYSKILTSIVLLCFVIMVVGLAGGCSNSPAPKPLPGMPDSTDNPGVNGTGNIMMPPRMIIGYYENPWPGTPDKTGSFPSMKSFAKSMTGVGPFWYKATKDGTVEAKDSQLVYDTARDLKLKMYPLITNKTGSTEELLGNPEVRSKAIDNIVKLVQEKQYDGINIDFELLPPAQRDNLTSFMAELYPKMQGLNKTVIISVFPQVDVAEDVSGAYNYPELAKNADFLQIMTYDNHWSTSNAGPIAPIDWYEKNIKYAIDNCGGPHKVIIGVGLYGYDWVGKEGETITYVDAIVRAEQHDAKIMYDETVQAPHFTYKDHEVWFENDKSIAAKLDIIAKYNPAGIALWRLGQEQPEVWSLIDSKFPKK; the protein is encoded by the coding sequence GTGACAATATTGCGTTATTCAAAGATTTTAACTAGTATTGTACTGCTATGTTTTGTGATAATGGTAGTCGGACTTGCAGGTGGGTGTAGTAATAGTCCAGCACCTAAACCACTGCCAGGTATGCCGGATTCTACAGATAATCCTGGGGTTAATGGAACAGGGAATATTATGATGCCACCGAGAATGATCATTGGCTATTATGAAAATCCTTGGCCAGGAACACCGGATAAAACAGGTTCTTTTCCAAGTATGAAAAGCTTTGCTAAAAGTATGACAGGTGTTGGTCCATTTTGGTATAAGGCAACCAAGGATGGCACTGTTGAAGCAAAAGACAGCCAGCTGGTATATGATACTGCTAGAGATCTAAAACTGAAAATGTACCCTTTGATTACCAATAAGACTGGTTCTACCGAAGAATTATTAGGTAATCCAGAGGTTCGCAGTAAAGCCATCGATAATATTGTAAAACTAGTTCAGGAAAAGCAGTATGATGGTATTAACATTGACTTTGAATTATTACCGCCAGCTCAGCGGGATAATTTAACTAGTTTTATGGCAGAGTTATATCCAAAAATGCAGGGCCTAAATAAAACAGTAATCATATCCGTATTTCCGCAAGTTGACGTAGCGGAGGATGTATCAGGAGCTTATAATTATCCTGAACTGGCAAAAAATGCTGATTTCCTGCAGATTATGACCTATGACAATCATTGGTCCACCTCTAATGCAGGTCCTATTGCACCAATTGATTGGTATGAGAAAAATATTAAATATGCGATTGATAATTGTGGTGGACCACACAAAGTAATTATTGGTGTTGGTTTATACGGTTATGATTGGGTTGGTAAGGAAGGGGAAACCATAACCTATGTAGACGCGATCGTACGGGCCGAACAGCATGATGCTAAAATTATGTATGATGAGACAGTGCAGGCGCCTCACTTTACTTACAAAGATCATGAAGTTTGGTTTGAAAATGATAAAAGCATAGCCGCTAAATTGGATATTATCGCAAAATACAATCCTGCTGGTATTGCACTATGGCGACTAGGTCAAGAGCAGCCAGAGGTTTGGTCATTAATTGATAGTAAATTTCCTAAGAAATAA
- a CDS encoding NUDIX hydrolase, translating to MDDLCREISKALAVNVESKAGYNEFFSAAVLVPLIVQDGELAVLFEVRSTQLSWQPGEICFPGGRIEKEDGSALAAAVRETQEELSLAAAEIKILGALDEIISPIGVKLHPYVGYLSPLHPIEPSQDEVAEVFTIPLRFLLAHKPIVAHMEMGTRPLADFPFSLVTGYSEEWRARKTYQVSFYKYKKHVVWGLTAQVLQGFLEIYKTIDDK from the coding sequence ATGGATGATTTATGTAGAGAAATATCAAAAGCGTTAGCTGTTAATGTAGAAAGTAAAGCTGGTTATAATGAGTTCTTTTCTGCAGCGGTGCTGGTGCCTCTTATCGTCCAGGATGGTGAATTGGCTGTATTATTTGAAGTACGTTCTACACAATTATCCTGGCAGCCTGGAGAGATTTGCTTTCCAGGAGGTCGTATTGAAAAGGAAGATGGATCAGCTTTAGCTGCTGCTGTACGGGAAACCCAGGAAGAACTTTCTTTAGCAGCTGCTGAAATAAAAATTCTAGGAGCATTAGACGAAATCATAAGCCCTATAGGAGTAAAATTGCATCCTTACGTAGGCTATCTCTCGCCTCTTCATCCGATTGAACCTAGCCAGGATGAAGTTGCAGAAGTATTTACCATACCTTTACGTTTTTTGCTTGCTCATAAACCGATTGTTGCCCACATGGAAATGGGAACGAGACCTTTAGCAGATTTCCCTTTTTCCCTGGTTACTGGGTACTCTGAAGAATGGCGGGCACGTAAAACGTACCAGGTTTCATTTTATAAGTATAAAAAGCATGTGGTTTGGGGTTTGACTGCCCAAGTTTTGCAGGGATTTCTAGAGATTTATAAGACCATTGATGATAAATAA